The proteins below are encoded in one region of Paenibacillus albus:
- a CDS encoding dihydrodipicolinate synthase family protein: MASVTPRLKGVIVPLAVPIKSDGTINFDGLKALTHWLLDNGANGLFVAGTTGRFSHFTPKQNADACAVVKEAAGDRATVYGGACDSGLFRMLDNAASLKAAGADVAVVTGPYYLSYSIEESEQVLKSVAERSPLPIVYYNIPEFVRYGLRPEFLEEMADHPNVAGYKDSTNDLEHHLDVLRRTQGKAFDVLIGKELLLEEAFKAGASGLVLSFTNLKPRLHADLYAAVTKEDWELVHEKQLEIARMVEDYQVYARSRPLAVFSNLMKYFEGELEKEGFSFKFF, encoded by the coding sequence ATGGCTTCTGTAACACCTCGATTGAAAGGCGTTATTGTACCTCTCGCGGTACCGATTAAATCTGATGGAACAATAAACTTCGACGGATTAAAGGCATTAACGCATTGGCTGCTTGATAACGGCGCAAACGGCTTGTTCGTGGCTGGAACAACCGGAAGGTTCTCGCATTTTACCCCAAAACAAAATGCAGATGCATGCGCTGTTGTTAAGGAAGCGGCTGGCGATAGAGCAACGGTGTATGGAGGCGCATGCGACAGCGGCTTATTTCGAATGCTGGACAATGCTGCTTCGCTGAAGGCCGCCGGGGCTGATGTCGCCGTCGTAACGGGACCTTATTACTTGTCGTATTCAATTGAAGAAAGTGAGCAGGTTCTGAAGTCCGTCGCAGAGCGTTCTCCATTGCCGATTGTGTATTACAACATCCCGGAATTCGTTCGTTACGGACTGCGTCCGGAGTTCTTGGAAGAAATGGCCGATCATCCTAACGTAGCGGGGTATAAAGATTCAACGAACGATCTCGAGCATCATTTGGATGTACTACGGAGAACGCAAGGGAAAGCATTCGACGTATTAATTGGAAAAGAACTGCTGCTCGAAGAAGCCTTTAAAGCGGGTGCGTCAGGACTCGTGTTGTCGTTTACCAACTTGAAGCCGCGACTGCATGCCGATTTATATGCTGCGGTTACCAAGGAAGATTGGGAGCTTGTCCATGAGAAGCAGCTTGAGATTGCAAGAATGGTTGAAGACTATCAAGTATACGCGAGGAGCCGGCCTCTTGCGGTGTTTTCGAATCTCATGAAATATTTTGAAGGCGAATTAGAAAAAGAAGGTTTTAGCTTTAAGTTTTTCTGA
- a CDS encoding phosphotransferase, whose protein sequence is MSEIQYNIQFTKLCQLLQLGELIGIPEAISGGLLHRMYRVETDQGTYAVKALNPQIMMRPTAMSNYMNSERIANLAAAHVPALPAKQYNGTSVQEVENQYYLVFEWIEGRSLRLNEITPVHSEQIGRVVAGIQKVDFSVLGIPNHPSSLAPVTNWSHYLQQGEGSHSLWVNLLGENKDLLHVWNTQANDAAEWLESDKVISHGDLDAKNVMWNQDRPIIIDWEASGYVNPMSNVIETAIYWSETETGVIDKERFAAFMRGYKMKCGPLHANWKVVLAYGFLGKLGWLEYNLKRSLGIECTDEAEQQMGTEQVIATINAIKSYADQIPVLEEWLNEEL, encoded by the coding sequence ATGAGCGAAATCCAATACAACATTCAATTTACGAAGTTATGCCAACTCTTGCAGCTCGGCGAATTAATCGGCATACCCGAAGCGATATCAGGTGGTCTATTGCACAGAATGTATAGGGTGGAAACCGATCAAGGGACTTATGCAGTAAAGGCATTAAATCCTCAAATCATGATGAGACCGACAGCCATGTCTAATTATATGAATTCCGAAAGAATAGCAAATCTTGCAGCTGCTCATGTACCTGCTCTTCCAGCTAAGCAATATAACGGAACTTCTGTGCAAGAAGTAGAGAATCAATACTATCTCGTGTTTGAATGGATAGAAGGCAGAAGCTTACGGCTCAATGAAATTACACCTGTTCACAGCGAACAAATAGGCAGGGTAGTTGCAGGTATCCAAAAGGTTGATTTCTCCGTGTTAGGTATTCCTAATCATCCTTCGTCTCTTGCACCGGTGACGAATTGGAGTCACTATTTGCAGCAAGGTGAAGGCAGTCATTCGCTATGGGTTAACCTTCTAGGCGAGAATAAGGATCTGCTTCACGTATGGAATACGCAAGCCAACGATGCAGCAGAATGGCTTGAATCGGATAAGGTGATAAGCCATGGGGATTTGGATGCTAAGAACGTGATGTGGAATCAAGACCGTCCGATCATTATCGATTGGGAAGCATCTGGTTACGTAAATCCGATGAGCAACGTGATTGAAACGGCGATCTATTGGTCTGAAACGGAAACGGGAGTAATAGACAAGGAACGGTTTGCAGCTTTCATGCGCGGTTATAAGATGAAATGCGGTCCGCTTCATGCTAACTGGAAAGTGGTCTTAGCATATGGCTTTCTTGGCAAGCTAGGCTGGCTCGAATATAACTTGAAACGCTCGTTAGGGATAGAATGTACCGACGAAGCTGAACAGCAGATGGGAACGGAGCAAGTTATCGCGACGATTAATGCCATTAAGAGCTACGCGGATCAGATTCCCGTGCTAGAAGAATGGCTAAATGAAGAGCTCTAG